Proteins encoded together in one Benincasa hispida cultivar B227 chromosome 1, ASM972705v1, whole genome shotgun sequence window:
- the LOC120089330 gene encoding protein CHUP1, chloroplastic: MEQRGKSTPLKNFTTSSRGGRVSLKAMESPKRMVSVSAVESTPQSGVKKQSSKVIRSLTPIAPKKGRDGENVGVLARTVNRGGLKQVSHRRSLSGTGPCANVEDCNGVKSGLQEKLCFAEDLIKDLQSQLVVLKEELQKSQSLNMELQSHNDLLVRDLAAAEAKLASVSNNDQRESVAEDSQRNAEDNQKLVNGKLETRPSSSCRDVRDLECKAPPPRAAPPPPPPPLPVQSMPRVAATQKSPDLVRIFHSLRKKEGKRDPPLLGKPAAINAHNSIVGEIQNRSAHLLAIKADIETKGEFINGLIDKVLVAAHTDIEDVLKFVDWLDSQLSSLADERAVLKHFKWPEKKADAMREAAIEYRALKLLENEISFYKDDTSSPCEAALKKMASLLDKSERGIQRLIALRSTAMHSYQDLKLPTNWMLDSGIMSKIKQASMNLAKMYMKRVKTELDSIRSSDKESNQESLLLQGIHFAYRTHQFAGGLDSETLCAFEEIKQWVPRQVLGRSHSQGLIVGIPSS; this comes from the exons ATGGAGCAGAGAGGGAAATCAACTCCTCTGAAGAACTTTACGACGTCATCTCGCGGCGGAAGGGTTTCTTTGAAGGCTATGGAGTCGCCTAAGCGGATGGTTTCTGTATCGGCAGTTGAATCGACGCCTCAGTCTGGTGTGAAGAAGCAAAGTTCGAAAGTTATCAGATCTCTGACGCCGATTGCTCCTAAGAAGGGGAGGGATGGTGAGAATGTTGGAGTCTTGGCTCGAACGGTCAACCGTGGTGGTCTCAAGCAAGTTTCGCACCGGCGTTCTCTTTCTGGTACGGGTCCGTGTGCGAATGTTGAGGATTGTAATGGAGTTAAGAGTGGATTGCAGGAGAAGCTTTGTTTTGCGGAGGATTTGATTAAAGATTTGCAGTCTCAATTAGTGGTGTTGAAGGAGGAGTTGCAGAAGTCTCAGAGCTTGAACATGGAACTTCAATCGCACAACGATTTGCTCGTTCGTGACCTAGCCGCTGCTGAAGCGAAGCTCGCTAGTGTTAGCAATAACGACCAG AGGGAGTCAGTTGCAGAGGACTCGCAACGAAACGCCGAGGACAATCAGAAACTTGTAAATGGAAAGTTGGAGACCCGACCTTCGAGTTCGTGTCGGGATGTTAGAGATTTGGAATGCAAGGCTCCACCACCACGGGCGGCGCCGCCGCCACCGCCGCCGCCTCTTCCTGTCCAGTCCATGCCCCGAGTAGCGGCCACACAGAAATCTCCAGACCTCGTACGCATCTTTCACTCGTTAAGAAAGAAAGAGGGGAAGAGAGATCCTCCATTGTTGGGTAAACCGGCTGCGATCAATGCGCATAATAGCATTGTTGGGGAAATTCAGAATCGTTCTGCGCATCTTTTAGCG ATAAAAGCAGATATTGAAACCAAAGGAGAGTTCATCAATGGCCTCATTGACAAGGTGCTTGTTGCAGCTCATACGGATATAGAAGATGTCCTCAAGTTTGTCGACTGGCTTGATTCCCAACTTTCATCATTG GCTGATGAGCGAGCTGTGTTAAAGCATTTCAAGTGGCCTGAGAAAAAAGCCGATGCCATGCGAGAAGCAGCCATAGAATACCGTGCACTCAAACTGTTGGAAAATGAAATCTCATTTTACAAGGATGACACTAGTTCTCCATGTGAGGCAGCCTTGAAGAAGATGGCGAGTTTGTTAGACAA GTCAGAGCGAGGCATACAACGCTTAATTGCTCTTCGGAGTACTGCCATGCATTCTTATCAGGACCTGAAACTCCCAACAAATTGGATGCTAGACTCGGGAATCATGAGTAAG ATAAAGCAAGCGTCTATGAATCTGGCCAAGATGTACATGAAAAGAGTGAAAACGGAGCTGGATTCCATTCGTAGTTCGGATAAAGAATCCAACCAGGAATCTCTCCTACTTCAGGGAATTCATTTTGCATACAGAACTCACCAG TTTGCTGGAGGGCTTGATTCAGAAACATTGTGTGCTTTTGAGGAAATAAAACAATGGGTTCCAAGACAAGTGCTGGGAAGATCCCATTCTCAAGGATTGATAGTTGGCATACCATCATCATAA